One window from the genome of Metabacillus flavus encodes:
- a CDS encoding segregation/condensation protein A, translated as MEYQVKIDAFEGPLDLLLHLINRLEIDIYDIPVSQITEQYLLYIHTMKELELDVASEYLVMAATLLSIKSKMLLPKQEEELFDEEFGLELEEDPRDELMRRLIDYRKYKEAAIELKTREEERALVYTKPPSDLSEFAQETSPERTPLDISVYDMLSAFQKVLRRKKLQKPLQTKISRQEIPIERRMNEILDDLKTRPGRRNFMELFPDDSKEYLVVTFLAVLELMKSQLIVIEQEGNFSDLYITGSGKSN; from the coding sequence TTGGAATATCAAGTGAAAATAGATGCGTTTGAAGGGCCGCTGGATCTTCTTTTGCACTTAATTAACAGACTGGAAATTGACATATATGATATACCCGTTTCCCAAATCACGGAGCAGTATCTGCTCTATATACACACAATGAAAGAGCTTGAGCTGGATGTTGCCTCAGAGTATCTTGTCATGGCTGCAACTCTTCTTTCCATTAAAAGCAAAATGCTTTTGCCTAAACAGGAGGAAGAGCTTTTTGATGAGGAATTCGGTCTGGAACTTGAAGAGGATCCCCGTGATGAGCTGATGAGAAGGCTCATTGATTACAGAAAATATAAAGAAGCAGCCATCGAACTGAAAACCCGTGAAGAGGAGAGAGCGCTTGTTTACACAAAGCCGCCAAGCGATTTAAGCGAGTTCGCACAGGAAACCTCTCCTGAAAGAACACCTCTTGATATTTCCGTTTACGATATGCTGAGTGCTTTTCAGAAGGTTCTAAGAAGAAAGAAGCTTCAAAAACCGCTTCAAACAAAGATTTCCAGACAGGAAATACCGATTGAAAGACGGATGAATGAGATTCTTGATGATTTAAAAACCAGACCCGGACGCCGAAACTTCATGGAATTATTCCCTGACGATTCAAAGGAATATCTGGTTGTGACGTTTTTAGCCGTATTAGAGCTGATGAAATCTCAGCTTATTGTGATCGAACAGGAAGGAAACTTTTCAGATTTATATATTACAGGGAGTGGAAAAAGCAATTGA
- a CDS encoding YjcZ family sporulation protein, with protein MGDKGFGYGGGFALIVVLFILLIIVGAAWLY; from the coding sequence ATGGGTGATAAAGGATTCGGATACGGCGGCGGCTTTGCATTAATCGTTGTGCTTTTCATTTTGCTTATTATTGTTGGAGCGGCTTGGCTGTACTAA